Below is a genomic region from Deinococcus koreensis.
CAGGGCGTCGAGCCCCAGTCTGAAACCGTCTGGCGCCAGGCCGACCGCTACGGCGTGCCGCGCATCGCGTTCAGTAACAAGATGGACAAGACCGGCGCCAGCTTCGAACTGGTGCTGCGCGACATCAAGGAGCGCCTCGGCGCCATCGCTGCGCCCATCCAGTACCCCATGGGCGAGGAGAGCGAGTTCAAGGGCATCATCGATCTGGTGCGCATGAAGGCCCACACCTACAACAACGATCTGGGCGACGACATCACCATTTCGGAGATTCCCGAGCAGTACATGGGCAAGGTCTCCGAGATGCGGGCCCAGATGATCGAGGCCGCCGCCGAGGTCGACGAAGACGTCATGATGAAGTTCCTGGAAGGCGAGGAGCCGACCGTCGAGGAACTGGTCAAGGCGATCCGCAAGGGCACCATCGAGAAGCGCATCTTCCCGGTGCTGTGTGGCTCGGCCCTCAAGAACAAGGGTGTGCAGCTGCTGCTGGACGCCGTGGTGGATTATCTGCCCAGCCCGCTGGAAGTGCCCGCGATCAAGGGCAAGGTCGAGGACTCCGAGGACACCGTGGAGTTCCCCGCCGACCCCGAGGGCAAGATGGCCGCGCTGGCCTTCAAGATCATGGCCGACCCCTACGTGGGCCGCCTGACCTTCGTGCGGATCTACTCGGGTACCCTGCAGTCGGGCTCCTACGTGTACAACGCCACCAAGGAAAAGCGTGAGCGCGTGGGCCGTCTGCTCAAGATGCACGCCAACTCCCGCGAGGAAGTGACCGAACTGCGCGCCGGGGAACTGGGCGCCGTGATCGGCCTCAAGGACTCGGGCACCGGCAACACCCTGATCGGCGACGGCGACGACCGCGTGCTGCTCGAGAGCATCGACGTGCCCGAGCCCGTGATCAAGCTGGCCATCGAGCCCAAGACCAAGGCCGACCAGGAAAAGATGGGCATCGGTCTGCAGAAGCTGGCCGAGGAAGATCCCACCTTCCGCGTGGAGTCCGACCAGGAAAGCGGCCAGACCACCATCTCGGGCATGGGCGAGCTGCACCTGGAGATCCTGGTGGATCGCCTGAAGCGCGAGTACAAGGTCGATGCCAACGTGGGCGCCCCGCAGGTGGCCTACCGCGAGACCATCACCCGCGCGGTCGACGTGGAAGGCAAGTTCGTGCGCCAGTCCGGCGGACGCGGCCAGTTCGGTCACGTCAAGATCAAGGCCGAGCCCCTGGAACCCGGCAGCGGCTTCGTCTTCGAGAACGCCATCGTCGGCGGCACCGTGCCCCGTGAATACGTCGGCCCGGCCCAGAAGGGCATCGAAGAGGCCATGCAGTCCGGCCCCATGCTGGGCTTCCCGGTGGTGGACATGAAGGTCACCATCTACGACGGCAGCTACCACGAAGTGGACTCCTCGGAAATGGCCTTCAAGATCGCCGGCTCGATGGCCCTCAAGGAAGCCGTGCAGAAGGGCGCCCCCGCCCTGCTCGAGCCCATCATGCGCGTCGAGGTGACCGTGCCCGACGACTTCATGGGCGACATCATCGGCGACCTGAACTCGCGCCGTGGTCAGATCCAGGGCATGGAAGCGCGCGGCAATGCCCAGATCGTGCGTTCCTTCGTGCCCCTGAGCGAGATGTTCGGGTACGCCACCGACATGCGCTCGATGACCCAGGGCCGCGCCTCGTACTCGATGTTCTTCGACCACTACAGCCAGGTGCCCAACAACCTGGCCCAGCAGTTGATGAAGAAGTAAGGACGCCGCCTGGCACAGGGAGGCCCGCCGCAAGGCGGGTTTTTCCTTTGGGATGGATGCGGCGCCCCGGCGCGGAGCCGCGCTACTCTGAAGCCCTATGAGCTGGCCTGAAGACAAGACCACCCCGCAGGCGCCCCAGTCCCTGCCGCCCAGACCGCCCCGTCTGGCCTTCCTGACCGTTCCGTTGCTGGTCGGACTGCTCTACAACGCCATCTCGCTGCTGACCCTGCCCTTCCAGGGCGGGGCGCTGAACGATCTGCTGGCGCAGCTCAACACGGCCTCGGGGCTGCCGCCCGTGCAGCTGACCCCCGCACAGATCCAGCTGACCCTGTGGGTCTCCTTCGTCCTCACCGCCGCGCTAATCCTCTGGCTGTATTTCACGCGGCGGGCCGTGCTGGAGGGGCGTTCCTGGGGCCGGGTCTCCAGCATCGTGATCGGAGTGCTCAGCCTCCTGCTCTTTCCCGTGGGCACGGTGCTGGGCATCTTCATGCTGATCGGGGCCTTCGACCGTCAGGTGGTGGCCTACACGAGTCGTCCGTAGCTACCCAGTGATGAGGGTCGCCCCACCGTGAGCACCCTGATCCTGCTCTGCGGCCTGCCCGGCAGCGGCAAGACCACCTGTGCCCGGCGCCTGGAAGCCCAGGGCGCCGTTCGCCTGGCGTCCGACGACTGGATGGTGCCGCTGTTTGGACAGCACATGGAGCGGGCGGTCTTCGATGCCCGGTTGGCGGTGGTGCGCGAACTGCAGTGGGCGGTGGCCGCCCAGATCCTGCGGGCTGGTTTGGACGTGGTGCTGGACGAGGGCTTCTGGCGCCGCGCCGAGCGGGATGGGGTTCGCGCTCAGGCCTCGGCGCTTGGGGTCGAAGTCCGGCTGCTCTATTTCGATGTGCCCCTGCCCGAGCTTCGCCAGCGGCTCCAGCGCCGCAATGCCGCTCTGGCTCCAGGCACCTTCGAGATCGACGACGCGGCGCTGGATCTGTTCCTGACCCGTTTCGAGCCGCCCGGCGCCGATGAAGGGGCTGTCACGGTGGCGGGGACGGCCGTGCCTGTACCTGAAAACTGAGACTCCCACTTGCTCCAATAGGCAAAATCTTGTACCCTTATTCTTCGGTGCGCCGTGAGTTCACGGCCCTAGGCCTGGTAGTTCCGGCGCAGCGTGCCAGTTGGCGGGACACCGTCCTGGCGAGAACCAACCCAATGTGGGATGCCACCAGAACCCTGCGGTATGCGCGGGGGAAACCCGATCAAAGGGCCGTTTTGGTGTGTGAACCCACCGCTTGGAGGGAGTAGAGAACATGGCGAAAGGAACGTTCGAGCGCACCAAGCCCCACGTGAACGTGGGCACCATCGGCCACGTCGACCACGGCAAGACCACCCTGACGGCCGCCATCACCTTCACGGCCGCCGCGGCCGACCCGACCATCGAGACGATGGACTACAGCCAGATCGACAAGGCCCCGGAAGAAAAGGCCCGCGGCATCACCATCAACACCGCCCACGTCGAGTACCAGACCTCGGGCCGGCACTACTCGCACGTCGACTGCCCCGGCCACGCCGACTACGTCAAGAACATGATCACGGGCGCCGCGCAGATGGACGGCGCGATCCTGGTGGTCTCCTCGGCCGACGGCCCCATGCCCCAGACCCGCGAGCACATCCTGCTGGCCCGTCAGGTGGGCGTGCCCTACATCGTGGTGTTCATGAACAAGGTCGACATGGTCGACGACGAGGAACTGCTGGAGCTCGTCGAGATGGAAGTGCGCGAGCTCTTGAGCAAGTACGAGTTCCCCGGCGATGACCTCCCCGTGGTCAAGGGCTCGGCCCTGCAGGCGCTGGAAGTGCTGCAGAAGAACCCCAAGACCCAGCGCGGCTCGGACAAGTGGGTCGACTACATCTGGGAACTGCTGGACGCCGTGGACTCCTACATCCCCACCCCCGAGCGCGACACGGACAAGCAGTTCCTGATGCCGGTCGAAGACGTCTTCACCATCACCGGGCGCGGCACCGTGGCGACCGGTCGCGTGGAGCGTGGCGTGGTGAAGGTGCAGGACGAAGTGGAGATCGTGGGGCTGCGCGACACGCGCAAGACCACCGTGACCGGCATCGAGATGCACCGCAAGCTGCTGGACTCGGGCATGGCGGGCGACAACGTGGGCGTGCTGCTGCGCGGCGTGGCGCGCGATGACGTGGAGCGCGGGCAGGTGCTGGCCAAGCCGGGCAGCATCAAGCCGCACACCAAGTTCGAGGCGAGCGTGTACGTGCTCTCGAAGGACGAGGGTGGACGGCACTCGGCGTTCTTCGGGGGGTACCGGCCGCAGTTCTACTTCCGCACGACGGACGTGACGGGCGTGGTGGAACTGCCCGAGGGCGTGGAGATGGTCATGCCCGGGGACAACATCACCTTCATCGTCGAACTGATCAAGCCCATCGCCATGGAAGAAGGCCTGCGCTTCGCCATCCGTGAAGGCGGCCGCACCGTCGGCGCCGGCGTCGTCGCCAAGGTTCTGGAGTAAACACAATGGTTGCCCCCAAGATCCGTATCAAACTGCGTGGCTTTGACCACAAGGCGCTGGATCAGTCCGCGAGCAAGATCGTGGACACCGTCCGGCGCACCGGCGCGGACGTGAGCGGCCCCGTGCCCCTCCCGACCCGCATCCGCCGCTTCTGCGTGCTGCGTTCGCCCTTCGTGAACAAGGACAGCCGCGAGCACTTCGAGATCCGCACCCACAACCGTCTGGTGGACATCATGAACCCCACCAAGAAGACCATCGACTCCCTCATGACCCTCGACCTGCCCACCGGTGTGGACATCGAGATCAAGACCGTGGGGGGCCGCGCATGAAAGGCATCCTCGGCACCAAGATCGGCATGACGCAGATCTGGAAGGGCGACCGCGCCGTTCCGGTGACCGTCGTGCTGGCCGGCCCGTGCCCCGTCGTACAGCGCAAGACCGCGCAGACGGATGGCTACGAGGCTGTGCAGATCGGCTACGCGTTCAAGACCGAGCGCAGCGTCAACAAGCCCACCGCCGGGCACTTCAAGAAGGCCGGCGTGACCCCCGTGCGCTTCCTGCGCGAGTTCCGCGATTTCACCCCCGACGGTGACACCGTGAATGTGGACATCTTCGCCGAGGGCGAGAAGATCGACGCGACCGGCACCTCCAAGGGCAAGGGCTTCCAGGGCGTCATGAAGCGCTGGAACTTCAAGGGCGGCCCGGCCAGCCACGGTTCCAAGAAGTGGCACCGCCGTCCCGGCTCCATCGGCCAGCGCAAGACGCCCGGCCGCGTGTACAAGGGCAAGCGCATGGCCGGTCACATGGGGATGGACCGCATCACCGTGCAGAACCTGGAGATCGTGGAGATCCGCGCGGGCGAGAACCTGATTCTCGTCAAGGGCGCGATCCCTGGCGCCAACGGCGGACTCGTCGTGCTGCGCGGCGCGTCCAAGGGAGGCAAGTAATGGCGCAGATTGACGTCATCGGCGTGAACGGCGGTCGCAAGATCGACGTGGAACTGCCGGAAGTAAACAAGAACATCCTGCACGACGTCGTGACCTGGCAGCTGGCCAGCCGCCGCCGGGGCACCGCGAGCACCAAGACCCGCGCGCAGGTCAGCCGGGGCGGCAAGAAGATGTACTCCCAGAAGGGCACCGGCAACGCGCGTCACGGCGACCGCTCCGTCCCGACCTTCGTGGGCGGCGGCGTGGCCTTCGGGCCCAAGCCCCGCTCCTACGGCTACACCCTGCCCCGGCAGGTGCGTCAGCTGGGTCTGGCGATGGCCCTCGCGGCCCGTCAGGACGAAGGCAAGCTGGTCGCGGTCGACGGCTTCGACCTCGACGGCAAGACCAAGAACTTTATCGCCTGGGCCGGCCAGAACGGCATGGACGGCACGGAAAAGGTGCTGCTGGTGACCGATGACCTGGCCGCCCGCCGCGCCGCGCGCAACATCCCCTGGATCAGCGTGATGGCCGTCGCCGGCGTCAACGTCTACGACATCCTGCGCCACGACCGTCTGGTGATCGACGCCGCCGCGCTGGAAATGAGCGACGAGGACACCCAGGCCAGCAGCGAGGAGGCCGGAGCATGAGCCACTACGACATTCTTCAGGCCCCGGTGGTCAGCGAGAAGGCCTACGCCGGCATGGAACGCGGCGTGTACTCCTTCTGGGTCAGCCCCAAGGCGACCAAGACGGACATCAAGGACGCCATCCAGAAAGCCTTCGGTGTGAAGGTCATCGGGATCAGCACCATGAACGTGCCGGGCAAGCGCAAGCGCGTGGGCAAGTTCATCGGTCAGCGCAACGACCGCAAGAAGGCCATCGTGCGCCTCGCCGAAGGTCAGAGCATCGCGGCCCTTGAAGGCCAGGCCTAAGGAGATTTGGAACATGGCCGTCAAGAAATACCGTCCCTATACGCCGTCACGTCGCCAGATGACGACGGCGGACTTCAGCGGACTGACCAAGAAGCGACCTGAGAAGGCGCTCACCGAAGCCCTGCCCAAGACCGGCGGACGCAACAACCGCGGCCGCATCACCAGCCGCTTCATCGGCGGCGGGCACAAGCGGCTGTACCGCGTCATCGACTTCAAGCGCCGCGACAAGGCGGGCGTGCCGGCCAAGGTCGCCGCGATCGAGTACGATCCCAACCGCTCCGCGCGCATCGCCCTGCTGCACTACGCCGACGGCGAGAAGCGCTACATCCTGGCTCCTGAAGGGCTCGTGGTGGGCGCGACCGTGAACGCCGGCCCGGAGGCCGAGCCCAAGCTGGGCAACGCCCTGCCGCTGCGCTTCGTGCCGGTGGGCGCCGTGGTGCACGCGGTCGAACTGATCCCCATGAAGGGCGCTCAGCTGGCCCGCTCGGCCGGCACCTCGATCCAGGTGCAGGGCAAGGAAAGCGATTACGTGATCCTGCGCCTGCCCAGCGGCGAGCTGCGCCGCATCCACTCGGAGTGCTACGCCACCCTGGGCACCGTGGGCAACGCCGAGCACAAGAACATCGTGCTGGGTAAGGCCGGCCGCTCGCGCTGGCTGGGCAAGAAGCCGCATCAGCGTGGCTCGGCCATGAACCCGGTGGATCACCCGCACGGCGGTGGTGAAGGCCGCACCGGCGCTGGCCGCGTGCCCGTCTCGCCCTGGGGTCAGCCCAGTAAGGGTCTCAAGACCCGCAAGAAGCGCAAGGTCTCCGACCGGTTCATCATCACCCGCCGCGGCGGGAAGTAAGGAGGGTAGCGTATGCCCCGTAGCCTGAAGAAAGGGCCGTTCGTGGACGACCACCTCCTGAAGAAGGTGGACGTTCAGAACGACTCGAAGACCAAGAAGGTCATCAAGACCTGGAGCCGCCGCTCCACCATCGTGCCCGAGATGATCGGCCACACCATCGCCGTGCACAACGGCAAGCAGCACATCCCGGTGTTCGTGAACGAGCAGATGATCGGCCACAAGCTCGGTGAGTTCTCGCCCACCCGCTCCTACCGGGGGCACGGTTCCGAGAAGTCCGCCAAGGGGAGCAAGAAGAAATGACCGCTCCAGCCCCTGAACAGACCTTCCGCAACAAGAAGCAGCGCAAGCAGCAGGTCAAGCTGCGCCGTCCCGGCTACGCCGTGGCGAAGTACGTGCGTATCAGCCCCCGCAAGGTGCGCCTGGTGGTCGACGTGATCCGTGGCAAGTCCGTGCGCGACGCCGAAGACCTGCTGCGCTTCATCCCGCGCGCGGCCTCCGAGCCGGTCATGAAGGTGCTCAACAGCGCCAAGCACAACGCGCTGCACAACGACGAGATGCTCGAAGACCGCCTCGTGATCACGGCGGCCTACGTGGACGCCGGTCCGACCCTCAAGCGGCTGATCCCCCGCGCACGTGGCACCGCGAACATCCTCAAGAAGCGCACCAGCCACATCACCATCATCGTGGGCGAGCGCGAAGCTGCCCGCCGGGGGAAATAAGCTATGGGCAACAAAATCAACCCGAACGGCTTCCGCCTGGGCATCACCCGGGGCTGGAACAGCCGCTGGTACGCTGGCAAGAAGCAGTACGCCGGCCTGCTGCGCGAGGACGAGAAGATCCGTAACCTCGTGAACAAGGAACTGGCTGCCGCCGGCATCGCGCGTATCGAGATCGAGCGCGCGGGCCAGCAGGTCAACGTGATCATCTCCGCCGCGAAGCCCGGCATCGTGATCGGCAAGGGCGGCGACTCCATCAAGAAGCTGCGCGGCGACATCGAGAAGCTGGTGTCCGCCGGCACGGTGGCCGTGAACGTCGCCGAGATCCCCAACCCGAACATCTCCGCGCCGCTGGTGGCGCTGCGGATCGCCGAGCAGATCGAGCGCCGCTTCGCCTTCCGCCGCGCCATGAAGCAGGCCGCCCAGCGCGTCATGGAGTCCGGCGCGCGCGGCGTCAAGGTCGTGCTCTCGGGCCGCCTGGGCGGGGCCGAGCAGGCCCGCCGCGAGACCGTGCGCGAGGGCCGCGTGCCGCTGCACACCCTGCGCGCCGACATCGACTACGGCACCGCGCTGGCCCGCACCACCTACGGCATCCTGGGCATCAAGGTCATGGTGTTCAACGGTGAGGTCATCGGCGGCAAGACCGAGTCCTTCGCCCGCCCCCAGCGCAAGCAGGACGAGCGCCGCCCCGAAGGTGGCGACCGCCCCAACCGTCGCCGGCCCACTGCCCGCCGGCGCACCGGAGGTGAATGATGCTTCTCCCGAAGCGCACCAAGTTCCGTAAACAGCACCGTGGCCGGATGACCGGCGACGCCAAGGGCGGCGATTACGTGGCCTTCGGCGACTACGGTCTGATCGCCGTGGAGCCCGCCTGGATCAAGAGCAACCAGATCGAGGCCTGCCGCATCGTCATGAGCCGTCACTTCCGCCGTGGGGGCAAGATCTACATCCGCATCTTCCCCGACAAGCCCGTGACGAAGAAGCCCGCCGAAACCCGAATGGGGAAAGGGAAGGGCGCCGTGGAGTTCTGGGTCAGCGTGGTCAAGCCCGGCCGCGTGATGTTCGAAGTCTCTGGCGTGACCGAGGAGCAGGCCAAGGAAGCCTTCCGCCTGGCCGGTCACAAGCTGCCCATCCAGACCAAGATGGTCAAGCGCGAGGTCTACGATGAAGCCCAGTGAAATGCGTGAACTGAAGGCGGAGGATTTCGCCAAGGAAATCGACGCCCGCAAGAAGGAACTGATGGAGCTGCGCTTCCAGGCGGCCGTGGGCACCCTGGCCCAGCCGCACCGCGTGACCATTCTGCGCCGCGAAGTCGCTCAGCTCCACACCATCCGGACGGAGCTGGCCAAGGGAGAGCAGGCATGAAGAAGACCTTTACCGGCGTCGTCGTCAGCGACAAGGCCGATAAGACCGTGAGCGTCAAGGTGGAGCGCCGCTTCGCCCACCCGCTGTACGGCAAGATCGTGACCCGCAGCCACAAGTACGCGGCCCACGACGAGAAGAATGAATACAAGATCGGTGACCGCGTCGAGATCATCGCCGTGCGCCCGATCTCCAAGACCAAGACCTGGAAGGTCACCAAGCTGATCGAGCGCCCCCGCGGCATCGAGACCACCGCCGTCGAGACGGAAGGGGGCCAGGCATGATCATGCCCCAGTCCCGCCTGGACGTGGCGGACAACTCCGGCGCCCGCGAGATCATGTGCATTCGCGTGCTGAACTCCGGCATCGGCGGCAAGGGCCTGACCACCGGGGGCGGCGGCAACAAGCGCTACGCCCACGTGGGTGACATCATCGTCGCCTCGGTCAAGGACGCCGCCCCGCGCGGCACCGTGAAGGCCGGCGACGTCGTCAAGGCCGTGGTCGTGCGCACCAGCCACGCCATCAAGCGCGCCGACGGCAGCACCATCCGTTTCGACAAGAACGCCGCCGTCATCATCAACAATCAGGGCGAGCCGCGTGGCACGCGCGTCTTCGGGCCAGTGGCCCGTGAGCTGCGCGACCGCCGCTTCATGAAGATCATCTCCCTGGCCCCGGAGGTGCTGTAATGCCCCGTCCTAGCGCCGGAAGCCACCACAACGACAAGCTGCACGTGAAAAAGGGCGACACCGTGATCGTCCGCAGCGGCAAGCACAAGGGCCAGACCGGCAAGGTGCTGCTCGCGCTGCCCCGCGACCAGAAGGTCGTCGTGGAAGGCGTGAACATGGTCACCAAGAACG
It encodes:
- the fusA gene encoding elongation factor G, translating into MTTKAQSYLTHFRNIGIAAHIDAGKTTTTERILYYTGRTHNIGEVHDGAATMDWMEQERERGITITAAATTAKWKHSATGEEYTVNIIDTPGHVDFTIEVERSMRVLDGAVAVFDSSQGVEPQSETVWRQADRYGVPRIAFSNKMDKTGASFELVLRDIKERLGAIAAPIQYPMGEESEFKGIIDLVRMKAHTYNNDLGDDITISEIPEQYMGKVSEMRAQMIEAAAEVDEDVMMKFLEGEEPTVEELVKAIRKGTIEKRIFPVLCGSALKNKGVQLLLDAVVDYLPSPLEVPAIKGKVEDSEDTVEFPADPEGKMAALAFKIMADPYVGRLTFVRIYSGTLQSGSYVYNATKEKRERVGRLLKMHANSREEVTELRAGELGAVIGLKDSGTGNTLIGDGDDRVLLESIDVPEPVIKLAIEPKTKADQEKMGIGLQKLAEEDPTFRVESDQESGQTTISGMGELHLEILVDRLKREYKVDANVGAPQVAYRETITRAVDVEGKFVRQSGGRGQFGHVKIKAEPLEPGSGFVFENAIVGGTVPREYVGPAQKGIEEAMQSGPMLGFPVVDMKVTIYDGSYHEVDSSEMAFKIAGSMALKEAVQKGAPALLEPIMRVEVTVPDDFMGDIIGDLNSRRGQIQGMEARGNAQIVRSFVPLSEMFGYATDMRSMTQGRASYSMFFDHYSQVPNNLAQQLMKK
- a CDS encoding AAA family ATPase gives rise to the protein MSTLILLCGLPGSGKTTCARRLEAQGAVRLASDDWMVPLFGQHMERAVFDARLAVVRELQWAVAAQILRAGLDVVLDEGFWRRAERDGVRAQASALGVEVRLLYFDVPLPELRQRLQRRNAALAPGTFEIDDAALDLFLTRFEPPGADEGAVTVAGTAVPVPEN
- the tuf gene encoding elongation factor Tu, which encodes MAKGTFERTKPHVNVGTIGHVDHGKTTLTAAITFTAAAADPTIETMDYSQIDKAPEEKARGITINTAHVEYQTSGRHYSHVDCPGHADYVKNMITGAAQMDGAILVVSSADGPMPQTREHILLARQVGVPYIVVFMNKVDMVDDEELLELVEMEVRELLSKYEFPGDDLPVVKGSALQALEVLQKNPKTQRGSDKWVDYIWELLDAVDSYIPTPERDTDKQFLMPVEDVFTITGRGTVATGRVERGVVKVQDEVEIVGLRDTRKTTVTGIEMHRKLLDSGMAGDNVGVLLRGVARDDVERGQVLAKPGSIKPHTKFEASVYVLSKDEGGRHSAFFGGYRPQFYFRTTDVTGVVELPEGVEMVMPGDNITFIVELIKPIAMEEGLRFAIREGGRTVGAGVVAKVLE
- the rpsJ gene encoding 30S ribosomal protein S10 is translated as MVAPKIRIKLRGFDHKALDQSASKIVDTVRRTGADVSGPVPLPTRIRRFCVLRSPFVNKDSREHFEIRTHNRLVDIMNPTKKTIDSLMTLDLPTGVDIEIKTVGGRA
- the rplC gene encoding 50S ribosomal protein L3, whose protein sequence is MKGILGTKIGMTQIWKGDRAVPVTVVLAGPCPVVQRKTAQTDGYEAVQIGYAFKTERSVNKPTAGHFKKAGVTPVRFLREFRDFTPDGDTVNVDIFAEGEKIDATGTSKGKGFQGVMKRWNFKGGPASHGSKKWHRRPGSIGQRKTPGRVYKGKRMAGHMGMDRITVQNLEIVEIRAGENLILVKGAIPGANGGLVVLRGASKGGK
- the rplD gene encoding 50S ribosomal protein L4, which gives rise to MAQIDVIGVNGGRKIDVELPEVNKNILHDVVTWQLASRRRGTASTKTRAQVSRGGKKMYSQKGTGNARHGDRSVPTFVGGGVAFGPKPRSYGYTLPRQVRQLGLAMALAARQDEGKLVAVDGFDLDGKTKNFIAWAGQNGMDGTEKVLLVTDDLAARRAARNIPWISVMAVAGVNVYDILRHDRLVIDAAALEMSDEDTQASSEEAGA
- a CDS encoding 50S ribosomal protein L23, giving the protein MSHYDILQAPVVSEKAYAGMERGVYSFWVSPKATKTDIKDAIQKAFGVKVIGISTMNVPGKRKRVGKFIGQRNDRKKAIVRLAEGQSIAALEGQA
- the rplB gene encoding 50S ribosomal protein L2 — encoded protein: MAVKKYRPYTPSRRQMTTADFSGLTKKRPEKALTEALPKTGGRNNRGRITSRFIGGGHKRLYRVIDFKRRDKAGVPAKVAAIEYDPNRSARIALLHYADGEKRYILAPEGLVVGATVNAGPEAEPKLGNALPLRFVPVGAVVHAVELIPMKGAQLARSAGTSIQVQGKESDYVILRLPSGELRRIHSECYATLGTVGNAEHKNIVLGKAGRSRWLGKKPHQRGSAMNPVDHPHGGGEGRTGAGRVPVSPWGQPSKGLKTRKKRKVSDRFIITRRGGK
- the rpsS gene encoding 30S ribosomal protein S19 produces the protein MPRSLKKGPFVDDHLLKKVDVQNDSKTKKVIKTWSRRSTIVPEMIGHTIAVHNGKQHIPVFVNEQMIGHKLGEFSPTRSYRGHGSEKSAKGSKKK
- the rplV gene encoding 50S ribosomal protein L22, with the protein product MTAPAPEQTFRNKKQRKQQVKLRRPGYAVAKYVRISPRKVRLVVDVIRGKSVRDAEDLLRFIPRAASEPVMKVLNSAKHNALHNDEMLEDRLVITAAYVDAGPTLKRLIPRARGTANILKKRTSHITIIVGEREAARRGK
- the rpsC gene encoding 30S ribosomal protein S3, whose amino-acid sequence is MGNKINPNGFRLGITRGWNSRWYAGKKQYAGLLREDEKIRNLVNKELAAAGIARIEIERAGQQVNVIISAAKPGIVIGKGGDSIKKLRGDIEKLVSAGTVAVNVAEIPNPNISAPLVALRIAEQIERRFAFRRAMKQAAQRVMESGARGVKVVLSGRLGGAEQARRETVREGRVPLHTLRADIDYGTALARTTYGILGIKVMVFNGEVIGGKTESFARPQRKQDERRPEGGDRPNRRRPTARRRTGGE
- the rplP gene encoding 50S ribosomal protein L16, which codes for MLLPKRTKFRKQHRGRMTGDAKGGDYVAFGDYGLIAVEPAWIKSNQIEACRIVMSRHFRRGGKIYIRIFPDKPVTKKPAETRMGKGKGAVEFWVSVVKPGRVMFEVSGVTEEQAKEAFRLAGHKLPIQTKMVKREVYDEAQ
- the rpmC gene encoding 50S ribosomal protein L29, whose protein sequence is MKPSEMRELKAEDFAKEIDARKKELMELRFQAAVGTLAQPHRVTILRREVAQLHTIRTELAKGEQA
- the rpsQ gene encoding 30S ribosomal protein S17 produces the protein MKKTFTGVVVSDKADKTVSVKVERRFAHPLYGKIVTRSHKYAAHDEKNEYKIGDRVEIIAVRPISKTKTWKVTKLIERPRGIETTAVETEGGQA
- the rplN gene encoding 50S ribosomal protein L14, whose protein sequence is MIMPQSRLDVADNSGAREIMCIRVLNSGIGGKGLTTGGGGNKRYAHVGDIIVASVKDAAPRGTVKAGDVVKAVVVRTSHAIKRADGSTIRFDKNAAVIINNQGEPRGTRVFGPVARELRDRRFMKIISLAPEVL